In one Nomascus leucogenys isolate Asia chromosome 13, Asia_NLE_v1, whole genome shotgun sequence genomic region, the following are encoded:
- the SSMEM1 gene encoding serine-rich single-pass membrane protein 1, with the protein MGDLFSLFWEVDPPPIPLNCAIPNQNYECRKDDPCGTIGSFLLWYFVIVFVLMFFSRASVWMSGDKKDEGSGTSTSVRKASKETSCKWQSKDGAWDPSQTMKKPKQNQLTPVTNSEVALVNAYLEQRRARHQSQFNEVNQNQHDSDTTECGSEESNSEASSWKESESEHHPSPDGIKRRKMAQRQRNLGSYQMSERQCLHCKALRTNEWLVHHSQQKPQ; encoded by the exons ATGGGAgaccttttttccttattttgggAGGTAGATCCTCCCCCCATACCTTTAAATTGTGCCATTCCAAATCAGAATTATGAATGCCGGAAGGATGACCCTTGTGGTACCATAGGGAGCTTCCTGCTTTGGTATTTTGTTATCGTATTTGTCCTGATGTTCTTCTCTAGGGCTTCTGTCTGG ATGTCTGGGGATAAAAAGGATGAAGGCAGTGGGACAAGTACTTCAGTAAGGAAAG CAAGCAAAGAGACTTCCTGTAAGTGGCAAAGCAAAGACGGTGCCTGGGATCCCTCACAAACAATGAAGAAACCAAAGCAGAACCAACTTACCCCTGTAACCAACTCAGAAGTGGCTTTGGTCAATGCCTATCTTGAACAAAGACGAGCCAGGCACCAGTCTCAGTTCAATGAGGTGAACCAGAACCAACATGACAGTGATACTACGGAATGTGGCAGTGAAGAGTCTAACTCAGAAGCCTCCTCGTGGAAGGAGAGTGAAAGCGAACACCACCCATCACCAGACGGTattaagaggagaaaaatggCTCAGAGGCAAAGGAATCTGGGAAGTTACCAAATGAGCGAAAGGCAGTGCCTCCACTGCAAAGCCTTGAGAACCAATGAATGGTTGGTGCACCATTCCCAACAAAAGCCTCAGTAA